The nucleotide window AAACTCGCGCGTCAGGTCCGCACGATGTTACAGACGTACGGGGTGCAGGCGCGGGTTCGTGAGCGAGACCGTCGCGGGAAGTCGACGCTGGCAGACGGTCGGACGATCGAGTCGAATCACGTCCAGTACCACGTCGAGGTGTACGGCAGTGACATCGAGCGGTACGCAGAGGCTATCGGGTTCGGCTCGGACGCAAAGCGTGCTGCACTCAGTCGGATCGCCGCCCAGACGACAGACCGAGACGATCGTCTCCCGATTGGAAGCCAGCTTGCGGCGGCCGACGTTCCAGTCGCAGGATCGTATCACAACGTCGTCGTCGGAGGAGACGACCCCGACCGTGGGCGTGCCATTTCGATGCGCCAGGATCTCGATCTCGGCGAGGCAGCGCCGCTCGTCGAGTCCGTGGCCGAGTCCGACCTGCGGTGGCAGGAGGTCGTCGCGGCCGTCGACACTGGCGAAAAGGAGCTGTACGACCTGACGGTGCCCGAGACGAACAACTTCGTCGCCAACGGTGTCGTGACACACAACACCGCGGCGGCGGTCCGCGACGACTTCGGCGACGGCCAACAGTGGACGCTGGAGGCGGGGGCGCTCGTGCTCGCCGACAAAGGAATTGCAGCCGTCGACGAGCTAGATAAAATGGCTGCGGACGATAGATCAGCAATGCACGAAGCATTGGAACAACAATCTATTAGCATCAGTAAGGCCGGAATAAACGCCACACTCAAGTCTCGGTGTTCGTTGCTCGGCGCGGCGAACCCGAAGTACGGGCGGTTCGACCAGTACGAGCCGATCGGCGAGCAGATCGACCTGGAGCCGGCGTTGATCTCGCGGTTCGACCTGATCTTCACGGTGACAGACCAGCCGGACCCGGACCACGACGCGAAGCTGGCCGACCACATCCTGAAGACGAACTACGCGGGGGAGCTGAGCACCCAGCAGACGGAGATGACGAACAGCGAGGTGACCAGCGAGGAGGTGGAGAACGTGACCGAAGACGTCGCGCCGGACGTGGACGCGGAGCTGCTCCGGAAGTACGTCGCGTACGCCAAGCGGAACTGCTACCCGCGGATGACGGACGCAGCCAGGGACGCGATCCAGGAGTTCTACGTCGACCTCCGGGCGAAGGGGGCAGACGAGGACGCCCCGGTGCCGGTGACGGCCCGGAAGCTGGAGGCGACAGTCAGGCTGGCGGAGGCGTCGGCGCGCGTACGGCTGGCCGACGAGGTGTCCGAAGACGACGCCGAGCGGGTGATCGACATCGTCCGGTCGTGTCTCCAGGACATCGGCGTCGATCCGGAGACCGGGGAGTTCGACGCCGACGTGGTGGAGACGGGCACCTCGAAGACACAGCGCGACCGGATCAAGAACCTCAAAGATCTCCTCCGCGAGGTGGACGACGAGTACGAAGACGAGCCGGGTGCCCCCCGGGACCGGGTGATGGAACGGGCCGACGAGGTGGGGATGGAGGAGTCGAAGGTAGAAAAAGAGTTGGAGAAGCTGAAGACTCGGGGCGACGTGTACCTCCCGGACGGCGACCACATCAAACTGGTGTGAGCCAGACGCGCCCGGCAACTTATCACCGGTGACGCGGCCACACGCGGCGTGCGACACAGCGACGACAGCACGAACTGGCGTACAGCAGCCGACGACAGCACGGGCGGACACACAGCAGCCGACGACAGCACGGGCGGACGTACAACAGCCGACGACACGACGGTAGGAGAGAGGGCGGTCGAACTGGAAGCCGACGCGACGGTTCTCCGCGGGATGGCGCTCGTCACCTGTCGTCTCCACAACCGGACGGGGACGGTACGGGCAGTCAGACTCCGGGACAGGCTCCCGGGCGCGACACTGCCGCCGCGGCGCGACGGTGTCCCGGAGCGGGGGTGGACGGACGGCAGCTACACGACGGTGTTGCCGGCGTACGCCAGCCGCGCGGTCGGCTACGCCAGCCCGGTGGGCGACGAACGGCCGACGGAGCCGGCCGAGGTGGCGGCGGTCGGCGACCCGGCGACGCTGTCGGGCGACGGCGACCGGGTGCGACACGCCCGCCGGGAGTTGGACGACTGGGCGCCGCCGCGGGCGGTCGTCGACGGTGCGACGGCGTCCGTCGCGGTCGGCGAGTCGACGGGACCCGCCGCAGTCGACGCGGCGGCGGCCTCGGTCGCAGTGGACGGCGGCACGGCGGCAGACGACGGCCGAGCGCCGCCGGTGCCCGCCGAGGAGCCGTTCGCGGACGGGGCGGTACCGACGGCGGTCGCGGCGTACCTGGAGGCGGCAGCCGAACGGGTCGAGCGTGCGGCGGCGACCGAGGCGGGCGTCCCCGAGGCGACGGCGGCGCTGCGGGACACCCACCACACGCCGGCGACGCTGGAACAGGCCGTCGCGCGCGACGAGACCGCGCTGCGGATACTCGCCCGGCGGGCCGAGGAGTTGGCCGACCGTGCGGCGGAGGCGACGGTACCGGTCGACAGTCTTCGGCGCCTGTCGTGATCGTCGCCGTCTGCGGCGGGAAGGGTGGCGTCGGGAAGTCGACGCTGGCGTACGAACTCGCCGGGGCACTGGACGCACTCGCAGTCGACGCCGACCTGGCAGTCGGCGACCTGCCCCGCGGTCGCGGGCCGGACCTCCACGACGTGTTGGCCGGGCGGGCGGCGCCGCGGGAGGCGGTGCGTGGCGGCCCGGTGTCGGTGTTGGCGTGTGGTCGGTCGCTCGCCGGGGCGCGAGCGGCCGACCTCGGGCGGCTCGAAGACGCCGTTCGACGGGCCGCCGGCGACCGAGACGCCGTCGTCGACTGTCCGACCGGGTTGCGGGCCGACACCGGCGTCCCGTTGGCGTTGGCGGACGTCTGTCTGCTCGTCGCCTCGCCGCGGCGGTGGGCGCTGGCGGACGCCGTCCGGACCCGAGCGGTCGCGCGCGACCTGGCGGCAGAACTGGTCGCCGTCGCGCTCGCTCGGGTGGGTGAGGACCCGCCGACGGCCGTCGTCCGGGCGACACTCGCCGCCCCGGTGACGCCAGTCCCGGAGACACCGGCGCTGGCGACGACGCTCGACGGGGAGTCGTCACGGCCGGTCACAGAGCGGGCGCCCGAGACGGACGCCGCCGCCGCGGTGCGAGAACTGGCGACGAGTCTCCGGGCGTGTCGGCCGTACTACGACGGGGTCGAGTGACCCCGGCGGCTCACTCCAGCTTCGAGTAGGTGTTTCTGATCGTCACGGCGGTCACGTCCGCGATCGCGGCGGCGTCACGCTGCGTGCAGTCGGCGCCAGTCTCCAGGCCGGCAGCGTACACGCAGGCCGCGGCGACGCCGGCCGGGTTGCGGCCGGCGACCAGTCCACGGTCGTGTGCCTGTTCGACGTACTCGCGAGCGCGACGTTCTGTCGCCGTCGACAGCCCGAGTTGGGAGACGAACCGGGGAACGTACTCGGCCGGGTCTACCGGCCCGACCGGCAGCCCCAGTTCGCGGTTCATCGCGTCGAAGGCGGCCGTCAGCTCCGCTCGGGTCGCCTTCGCCGCGGCGACGATCTCCGAGCGAGTTCGGGCGACGCCGGCGACGCGACAGGCGACGTAGACGGTCGCGGCCGCGAACCCCTCCAACGACCGCCCCTGGATCAGGTTGGCGTCCTGTGCCTCTCTGAACAGCGTGCAGGCGTGATCGCGGACCCGGTCGCCGAGCGACTCCTGGCCGGCGAGCCGTCTGATCTCCGTGAAGGCGTACACCTGGTTGCGCTCGCGCTTCGTCGGGATCCGCGCGCGAGTGTGCTGTCGACGGAGCCGAGCCCACTGCCGGCGTTTACGGCCGGTCTGGCGGGTCGAGCCGATCTCCGTCGACAGTCCGCGGTCGTGGCGCGACCGGGTGAGCGGCGCCCCCGTCCGTCTGGGGTCCGTCCCGTCGTCGTCGAAGTGTCGCCACTCCGGACCGTGGTCGATCCGATCGGCACGGACGACCAGTCCACACTCGCTGCAGACGGTCTCGTCGCCTGTTGCTGTCAGTCGTGCGTCACACTCCGGGCAAGCCTCTGATACCGTACTCACGCCTCAAACTGCGCCTCGTTATCTTACTTGAATTCCTGGTGTGCGGAAGCTACAGCCGTCCGACAGATCGGACCGTTTGCGGGGAGTAACTGGGTGGTCACGACGACGACAGCGTCGGCTCGCCGTCTCGCAGTCGGTTCCGGAGGCGGTCCAGCGGGCCCGCCTCCGGCGGTTGGACGTCGAGCTCCGCCTCCAGAACGGTCTCGGTCGCTGCGAGGACGGCCGCGGCGTCGTGGTCGTCACCCAGTGCCGCCGGGGGTTCGTCCGGCGCCGGCGCCGGCGGATGGGGGGCGTCGGCCGCGGCCAGTTCACCTCGGGTGGAGACGACCGCGTCGACCCCGGCGTCGAGGTCCGCGAGGGTGTCGACGGTTCGACGGAGCGCGTCGCCGCCGTCGGCCGTGGCGACGGCGACGATTCGGTCTGCCGCCCGGACGGCGGCGACGTGTTGGTTGGCCGCGACGGGCGGCACGTCGACGAGGACGTGGTCGGCGCTCGCGGCGGCCTCGGAACAGAGGTCGCCGAGCCGTCTTGCCGGCTCCGTCGCCTTCGCGCGGGCCACCCGCTCGAACGGCGCCCGAGCGGGCGTGACGACGGCCTCGCCGGCCGTGCCGAAGTCGAGCCGGTGGCTCGCGGCCGGCAGCGAGCCCTCGTCCAGACAGACGGCCGTCACGTCCGGGTCGATCCGACCGTCGACGTACTCCGAGAGCCCCTGGGTGGCGTAGGCGGCGTCGAGAACGTGGACCCGACGGCCGTCTCGCGCCAGCGCCGCCGCCGTCTCGACTACGGTGCGTGTCGTCCCGACGCCGCCGGCGGTGCCGACGAACGCGACGTGTTCTGTCACGGGTCGTCTGGCTCGGCTCCGTACAAGAGGGTTCGCCCGGTCGGTCGGTCGCCCGGGCACTCGGGTGGGCGCGGCGTCTCGAGATCGTGAGTTCAGTCGCCGCCGTCGGCTGTGACCTCGTCTGCAATCTCGTCTAGCTCCGCGTCCGACAGGTCCGCCGGGGAGCCAGCGGCGACGTGGATCGACCCGCCGCCGTCGCCGTCGAACCGCGGGATGACGTGCGCGTGGGTGTGGGGCACCTCCTGGCCGGCCGTCGACCCGTCGTTGAGGCCGACCGTGGCGCCGTCCGCGTCGACGGTCGTCTCGATCTCCGGCGCGAGCTCGTGCAGCAGCGAGAACACCGCCGTCACCTCCGTCTCCGTCGCGTCCGCCAGCCGCTCGCGGTGCTCGCGGGGGACGACGAGCGTGTGCCCGGGTGCCATCGGATTGGCGTCCAGAAACGCGACCGCGTGGTCGTTCTCGCCGACGATCCGACCGGGAATCTCCCCGGCGACGATCCCACAGAAGGGGCAGTCCGTGCTCATGCGTGGTCGGTGTGCGGGCGTGGGCTTGAATCTACGGCTGTGGTAGGAACTGCTCTTCGACGCTCACTCGGTAGGCGGGGTCGTAGTTGATCGAACCGAACCACCGAACGACTTCGACCCAACGGCGACACCTCGCATTCAGACCGTCTGGTGTAGCCGAAACAAACAAGTTCTGGCACTCGGCTAGCGGTGACTAGAGATCTAAATTTGACTATCGGATCAGAGGACACTCGGTCGTATCAGTCGCGGGTGAGCGAGTTCGCGCCTCGGCAGTCAGAGAACACCTGCCTCACGCGGGCGATTCAGAACGTTTTGGCCGACTTGGCGCGTAGACACGAGGTACCGGACCTGGCGCTCGACCACGAGACGATCAAAGACATCTGCGACTATCAACCGGGGGTAGGGGCCATCGCAGAGCCACTCCCAGATGCACTCGACACCGAAATTGAGGACTACGGGTACCGGGGTCACGTCGAAACTGAGATCGGAAAGTCGAGGTTGAACGACATCATCGAGGCCGAAGACTGCTCGCTCCCGATCGCCGAACTCTCCGAGTCGTACCTTCACCACGTCGAAGAGTACGACGTTCAAGCAGGGATGTACGGCAGGGCGATTCCACACACAGTCGTCGTGTTCACCGTCAACCACGACGAGGTCCAGTTCTTCGATCCGTACGAAGACTTCTACACGACGCCCGAGAACGGTGGTGCACCTCCGTCGCGGCTCCAGAAGTCACAGTTCTTCCAGTGGTGAACGGAGGCGGAGCCGCAGTGGACCATGTGGGTACAGCGAGAGCCGCAACGCACTTTGGGCCAGGTGGCGGAGTCGGAGAGTGAGAACCGATGATCGACGACTCCGTG belongs to Halobaculum sp. MBLA0143 and includes:
- a CDS encoding MinD/ParA family protein; translated protein: MIVAVCGGKGGVGKSTLAYELAGALDALAVDADLAVGDLPRGRGPDLHDVLAGRAAPREAVRGGPVSVLACGRSLAGARAADLGRLEDAVRRAAGDRDAVVDCPTGLRADTGVPLALADVCLLVASPRRWALADAVRTRAVARDLAAELVAVALARVGEDPPTAVVRATLAAPVTPVPETPALATTLDGESSRPVTERAPETDAAAAVRELATSLRACRPYYDGVE
- a CDS encoding transcription initiation factor IIB family protein codes for the protein MSTVSEACPECDARLTATGDETVCSECGLVVRADRIDHGPEWRHFDDDGTDPRRTGAPLTRSRHDRGLSTEIGSTRQTGRKRRQWARLRRQHTRARIPTKRERNQVYAFTEIRRLAGQESLGDRVRDHACTLFREAQDANLIQGRSLEGFAAATVYVACRVAGVARTRSEIVAAAKATRAELTAAFDAMNRELGLPVGPVDPAEYVPRFVSQLGLSTATERRAREYVEQAHDRGLVAGRNPAGVAAACVYAAGLETGADCTQRDAAAIADVTAVTIRNTYSKLE
- a CDS encoding AAA family ATPase, with protein sequence MTEHVAFVGTAGGVGTTRTVVETAAALARDGRRVHVLDAAYATQGLSEYVDGRIDPDVTAVCLDEGSLPAASHRLDFGTAGEAVVTPARAPFERVARAKATEPARRLGDLCSEAAASADHVLVDVPPVAANQHVAAVRAADRIVAVATADGGDALRRTVDTLADLDAGVDAVVSTRGELAAADAPHPPAPAPDEPPAALGDDHDAAAVLAATETVLEAELDVQPPEAGPLDRLRNRLRDGEPTLSSS
- a CDS encoding HIT family protein — encoded protein: MSTDCPFCGIVAGEIPGRIVGENDHAVAFLDANPMAPGHTLVVPREHRERLADATETEVTAVFSLLHELAPEIETTVDADGATVGLNDGSTAGQEVPHTHAHVIPRFDGDGGGSIHVAAGSPADLSDAELDEIADEVTADGGD